The following coding sequences are from one Wenzhouxiangella sp. AB-CW3 window:
- a CDS encoding sensor histidine kinase, with amino-acid sequence MSHSSTELNKPLPAAVAVGSGHWWLSYRQFPVFSTAWVWRRAALFGLVIVLIGALSALLHYAEGSDGWSTLELFAYFIAGFLVMFNAGPVLAAIVRHRHFAPVAERRLVIAAIVVGLVLAMLGDHWSSTAIMRLTDREFERSMEGSALVINILVLLGLYTLMGGGLALRAYLGEHRRLATFESEQAMRRLQSDKLAADRQLAMLQAQVEPHFLFNSLATIRSDIRKEPEQAERTLDALCQYLRATIPRLRPDDAGSASTLGDQLEICRQYLTVMQSRMGDRLEFSIDSDPGLSKLTFPPFILLSLVENAIRHGLEPSPHGGQIAIRAHRDGQRLIVTVADTGVGLSDNAGGGVGLSNIRHQLRLLHGDDARLKLSGHARGGVEASIELPAEAVTREPDS; translated from the coding sequence ATGAGCCATTCAAGCACCGAACTGAACAAGCCGTTACCGGCGGCTGTAGCCGTCGGCAGTGGTCACTGGTGGCTGTCCTACCGCCAGTTTCCGGTGTTCAGCACGGCCTGGGTCTGGCGGCGGGCCGCGCTGTTCGGTCTGGTGATCGTCCTGATCGGTGCACTGTCAGCGTTGCTGCACTACGCCGAGGGCAGTGATGGGTGGTCGACGCTGGAACTGTTCGCCTACTTCATCGCCGGCTTTCTGGTCATGTTCAATGCCGGTCCGGTGCTGGCCGCAATCGTGCGCCATCGGCACTTCGCGCCAGTGGCCGAGCGGCGCCTGGTGATTGCCGCCATCGTCGTCGGGCTGGTATTGGCCATGCTGGGCGACCACTGGTCGTCGACCGCCATCATGCGCCTGACCGACCGCGAGTTCGAGCGCAGCATGGAAGGCAGTGCGCTGGTGATCAATATTCTCGTGCTGCTGGGCCTCTATACTCTGATGGGCGGCGGCTTGGCCCTGCGTGCCTACCTGGGCGAGCACCGCCGGTTGGCAACGTTCGAATCCGAACAGGCCATGCGGCGCCTGCAGTCCGACAAGCTCGCCGCCGACCGCCAACTGGCCATGCTGCAGGCCCAGGTCGAGCCGCATTTCCTGTTCAACTCCCTGGCCACCATCCGCTCCGACATTCGCAAGGAGCCCGAGCAGGCCGAGCGCACCCTCGACGCCCTGTGCCAGTACCTGCGGGCCACCATCCCGAGATTGCGACCCGACGATGCCGGTTCTGCCTCCACGCTGGGTGATCAACTCGAAATCTGCCGCCAGTATCTGACCGTCATGCAAAGTCGCATGGGCGATCGCCTGGAATTTTCCATCGACAGCGACCCGGGCCTGTCGAAGCTGACCTTCCCGCCATTCATACTGCTGTCGCTGGTCGAAAACGCCATCCGTCACGGACTCGAACCCAGCCCGCACGGCGGCCAAATCGCGATCCGCGCCCACCGCGACGGTCAACGTCTGATCGTGACCGTGGCCGATACCGGCGTGGGCCTGTCAGACAATGCCGGCGGTGGCGTGGGCCTGAGTAATATTCGCCATCAGCTTCGGCTGCTGCACGGCGACGACGCACGGCTGAAACTGTCAGGCCATGCCCGCGGCGGGGTCGAGGCCAGCATCGAACTGCCCGCCGAAGCCGTAACCCGGGAGCCCGACTCATGA
- a CDS encoding GGDEF domain-containing protein, translating to MQDNLSAVPDKAAAEQVTDHRSLIEAETLALLFRQSAPGMYFALAISTLVAIGLWSEVATPALGLWLAAIGLSFLLRLSLFVAYKRANPIGVAVLGWRKPYVASLYFSAAVWGLGLPWLMPADSIVHQAFVYVFLIGMASAALTTYSAVREIALITSAITMLPVVLWFLIQGDALRLAMGLGGLLFFVSAWRATRVLAAAMHGTIQLTHELESARASAEKAAQCDDLTGLFNRRALTELGDAAVARCRERHQPVSVMVLDLDHFKSINDTWGHATGDEALIVVANVLTSCLRQHDICGRLGGEEFGVIMPDTSTEAAHAIADRVRQAVAAEPLTDRDGPQHITASAGVASNGYDLETLLNQADQAMYDAKQHGRDRTVVAGA from the coding sequence GTGCAAGACAACCTATCCGCGGTGCCCGACAAGGCGGCGGCGGAGCAGGTAACCGATCATCGGTCTCTTATCGAGGCCGAAACACTGGCGCTGCTGTTTCGCCAGTCGGCACCGGGCATGTATTTCGCCCTGGCCATCTCCACGCTGGTGGCCATCGGCCTTTGGTCCGAAGTCGCAACCCCGGCCCTGGGACTGTGGCTGGCCGCCATCGGCTTGTCCTTCCTGTTGCGTCTGTCGCTGTTTGTCGCCTACAAGCGCGCCAACCCCATCGGCGTGGCCGTGCTTGGCTGGCGCAAACCTTACGTGGCCTCGCTGTATTTTTCCGCGGCCGTGTGGGGGCTGGGCCTGCCCTGGCTGATGCCAGCCGACTCCATCGTCCACCAGGCTTTCGTTTACGTCTTTCTCATCGGCATGGCCTCGGCGGCGCTGACCACCTACTCGGCCGTGCGCGAAATCGCCCTGATCACCAGCGCCATCACCATGCTGCCGGTCGTGCTCTGGTTCCTCATCCAGGGCGACGCGTTGCGCCTGGCCATGGGGCTGGGCGGGCTGCTGTTTTTCGTTTCGGCCTGGCGTGCCACCCGCGTGCTGGCCGCGGCCATGCACGGCACCATTCAACTGACCCACGAGCTCGAATCCGCGCGTGCCAGTGCCGAGAAAGCCGCCCAGTGCGACGATCTCACCGGCCTGTTCAATCGCCGCGCACTGACCGAACTGGGCGATGCGGCGGTTGCCCGTTGCCGGGAGCGCCACCAGCCGGTATCGGTCATGGTGCTCGACCTCGACCACTTCAAATCCATCAACGACACCTGGGGCCATGCCACCGGTGACGAGGCGCTGATTGTTGTCGCAAACGTCCTGACATCCTGCCTGCGCCAGCACGACATCTGCGGCCGCCTCGGCGGCGAGGAATTCGGCGTGATCATGCCCGACACCAGCACTGAGGCCGCCCATGCCATCGCCGATCGCGTGCGCCAGGCCGTCGCCGCCGAACCGCTGACCGACCGCGACGGCCCGCAACACATCACCGCCAGCGCCGGCGTGGCCAGCAACGGCTACGACCTCGAAACCCTGCTCAACCAGGCCGACCAGGCCATGTACGACGCCAAACAACACGGCCGCGACCGCACCGTCGTCGCCGGCGCTTAG
- a CDS encoding serine hydrolase domain-containing protein: MHMSSTILVSGLMASAAAQADSLESVLEKRLAGDRSGVCVAAVYIDGERTEDGAYCADPDNVRELGADSRFEIGSISKVFLGLLVAQLVERGELDLDQPVAELLSTDSPLPEYEGQPIRVIDLLTHTSGLPRLPDNFEIADPDNPYAGYTPEELLADLSAAQLESKPGERYVYSNFGYMALSLALVHHTGKPLAELLEDEIFKPLGMTRTSLSGSTVQGHAGPGRRTSNWDFHPDLGGVGAIRSTPADMTRWLQAHLGHHEGALKDALLRAGQILIEADNEPQGYAWGFIQVGDRRVLAHDGGTGGFSSIAVVDRETDRASLVLMDTTMAMRGSLGDLALHLVDRDHKLQEPLPVAEAVTGIDLEQYVGRFALFDDDGPFMGDFVVEFSIEGEELHIQASSGGQVQPKLPMVAEGETRFTIAELGLTIDFVAEDDGRVERLDFSQGALELRGKRQ; the protein is encoded by the coding sequence ATGCATATGTCTTCCACGATACTCGTCTCCGGGCTGATGGCCAGCGCTGCTGCCCAGGCTGATTCCCTTGAATCCGTGCTTGAAAAGCGCCTGGCCGGTGATCGCTCCGGTGTCTGCGTGGCGGCGGTGTACATCGACGGCGAGCGCACCGAGGATGGCGCCTATTGCGCCGACCCGGACAACGTCCGCGAGCTCGGAGCGGATTCACGGTTCGAGATCGGTTCGATCTCCAAGGTGTTTCTCGGGCTGCTGGTCGCCCAACTGGTCGAACGCGGCGAACTGGACCTGGATCAGCCCGTTGCCGAACTGTTGTCGACCGACAGCCCGCTGCCCGAATACGAGGGGCAACCCATCCGTGTCATCGATCTGCTCACCCACACCTCCGGCCTGCCGCGCTTGCCGGACAACTTCGAGATCGCCGACCCGGACAACCCGTATGCCGGTTACACGCCCGAGGAACTGCTGGCCGACCTGTCCGCAGCCCAACTGGAGAGCAAACCGGGTGAACGATATGTCTATTCCAACTTCGGCTACATGGCCCTGTCGCTGGCGCTGGTTCACCACACCGGAAAACCGCTGGCCGAACTGCTCGAGGACGAGATCTTCAAGCCGCTGGGCATGACTCGGACCAGCCTGTCCGGATCAACGGTACAGGGCCACGCCGGGCCGGGCCGCAGAACCTCCAACTGGGATTTCCATCCGGATCTGGGCGGTGTGGGTGCCATTCGATCCACGCCGGCTGACATGACCCGCTGGCTGCAGGCCCATCTCGGCCACCACGAGGGCGCCCTGAAAGACGCCCTGTTGCGAGCCGGTCAGATCCTGATCGAGGCGGACAACGAGCCGCAGGGCTACGCCTGGGGATTCATCCAGGTGGGCGACCGGCGGGTCCTGGCCCATGATGGCGGCACCGGCGGTTTCTCCTCGATCGCGGTGGTCGATCGCGAGACTGACCGGGCCAGTCTGGTGCTGATGGACACCACCATGGCCATGCGCGGCAGCCTCGGCGACCTGGCCCTGCACCTGGTCGACCGCGATCACAAGCTGCAGGAACCGCTACCTGTCGCCGAGGCGGTCACTGGCATCGATCTCGAGCAATATGTCGGCCGTTTCGCGCTCTTCGATGACGACGGGCCGTTCATGGGCGATTTTGTCGTCGAGTTCAGCATCGAAGGCGAAGAACTTCACATCCAGGCCAGCTCCGGCGGCCAGGTTCAGCCGAAACTTCCCATGGTGGCCGAGGGAGAGACTCGCTTTACCATCGCCGAGCTGGGCCTCACCATTGATTTCGTGGCCGAGGATGATGGTCGCGTCGAGCGCCTGGACTTCAGTCAGGGAGCACTGGAACTGCGCGGTAAACGGCAGTGA
- a CDS encoding DUF3427 domain-containing protein: MGDERDKLFGLHESLLTPELRERLTDLGLEDLAEWDASPDKETLPTSVGTHLARVMSTALLDLREKDYSAWEVCLRTFSEALQDSGSPLSETISQIPELPFRQLQEIRRPDQAQVRASSTPRPDIPLAVSALLTGSRHSPSLITQIEKELASADQTEWLVAFIKFSGVRALKSALQRFTETPRSDGQPRLRVATTSYLGATDLKAIEVLLDLPNTEVRVSYDTHRTRLHAKAYLFHRNTGFGTAYVGSANVSRVALDEGLEWTARISQNELPYLWRQIKAGFEMHWSDPAEFEPLTHDDLDRLEASLANERQGPVKADRQTYRFFDLQPYGFQQEILDTITAERQGGIDRHLVIAATGTGKTMIAAFDYRRHASEAQSTNRPSLLFIAHREEILNQALETFRHVLKDSEFGDLLVGGQRPDQSRHLFCSVQSWHSRDLGQLARDHFDYVVLDEAHHAAAKSYQAIIDHIQPQVLLGLTATPERADGRDIRDDFGGRFTHELRLPDAIEARRLAPFHYFGIHDAEGVDLSGLAWQRGGYRTEDLDRVIGVNERRARWVLTNLLDHVADPERFRALGFCVSQSHARFMARYFETCGIPAASLTADSPRQERLRVQRDLVDHKIRVIFTVDLYNEGVDIPEVDTVLFLRPTESLTVYLQQLGRGLRLHEDKPHLTVLDFIAPQHRQFRFADRFRALSSRTHERIDHQVESGFPWLPAGCLIRLDRQSTDIILKNIRDTLDQRRPEIVRQLQALRLEHGDRPGLERMLDWLHFDEPDPLIKRGLPCRLMEAAGGDAHPKLKPYESSLTTGLRHLAIATDRNMLRALAELLKEQPREETEWRMRASLGLSLIWGQKRPGDGTEQAVTEFMHEQPGLRGDLIDLIEYRLQRLLPASNRYFPERSGVLELHASYTREQILLALGKGTFAQPASHREGVLHLPERKVDAFFVTIEKSEKDFAPTTLYEDYALSPELFHWQSQSTTTPESPTGARYINHRERGYQPLLFVRQGKRLPNGLTEPFQFVGPVNYVRHEGSKPMSIVWRMQHPLPARIYRQCRHEAV, translated from the coding sequence ATGGGCGACGAGCGTGACAAGTTATTCGGGCTGCATGAAAGCCTGCTGACGCCCGAGTTGCGCGAACGGCTGACCGACTTGGGCCTGGAGGACCTGGCGGAGTGGGATGCCAGCCCGGATAAAGAGACCCTGCCTACGTCGGTTGGCACCCACCTGGCCCGCGTCATGTCGACAGCCCTGCTTGACCTTCGAGAAAAGGATTACTCTGCATGGGAGGTTTGTCTGCGAACATTCTCCGAGGCATTGCAGGATTCAGGGTCACCCCTCTCAGAGACGATCTCGCAGATTCCTGAACTGCCATTCCGGCAATTGCAGGAGATCAGGCGGCCGGACCAGGCCCAGGTGCGTGCATCCAGCACGCCGCGACCCGACATCCCGCTGGCGGTTTCGGCATTGCTGACCGGATCCCGTCACTCTCCCAGCCTGATTACCCAGATCGAGAAGGAACTGGCCAGTGCCGACCAGACCGAGTGGCTGGTTGCCTTCATCAAGTTCAGCGGCGTGCGTGCCCTCAAGAGCGCCCTGCAGCGCTTCACCGAGACCCCGCGTTCCGACGGCCAGCCGCGACTCAGAGTCGCCACGACTTCCTACCTGGGCGCCACGGATCTCAAGGCCATCGAAGTTCTTCTGGATCTTCCGAATACCGAAGTGCGGGTGTCCTATGACACCCACCGGACCCGCCTGCACGCCAAGGCCTACCTGTTCCACCGCAATACCGGCTTTGGCACCGCCTACGTGGGATCGGCCAACGTCTCCCGGGTGGCCCTGGACGAAGGGTTGGAGTGGACCGCCCGGATCAGCCAGAACGAGCTGCCTTATCTGTGGCGCCAGATCAAGGCCGGTTTCGAGATGCACTGGTCCGACCCGGCCGAATTCGAGCCACTGACCCACGACGACCTGGATCGGCTCGAAGCGTCGCTTGCCAACGAACGCCAGGGGCCGGTCAAGGCCGACCGCCAGACCTACCGCTTCTTCGATCTGCAACCCTACGGCTTCCAGCAGGAAATTCTGGACACCATCACGGCCGAACGCCAGGGTGGTATCGACAGGCACCTTGTCATCGCCGCCACCGGTACCGGCAAGACCATGATCGCGGCCTTTGACTACCGCCGCCATGCCAGCGAAGCCCAATCCACCAACCGTCCAAGCCTATTGTTCATCGCTCATCGGGAGGAGATCCTGAACCAGGCATTGGAAACCTTTCGCCACGTGCTGAAAGACTCAGAATTCGGCGACCTGCTCGTGGGCGGCCAGCGCCCCGATCAATCCCGACACCTGTTCTGTTCGGTACAAAGCTGGCACTCCAGAGATCTCGGCCAGCTGGCCCGCGACCATTTCGACTATGTCGTCCTCGACGAAGCCCATCACGCCGCGGCCAAAAGTTACCAGGCCATCATCGACCACATCCAGCCACAGGTGCTGCTCGGCCTGACCGCGACCCCGGAGCGCGCCGATGGCCGCGATATTCGCGATGACTTCGGAGGCCGATTCACCCACGAACTCAGACTGCCCGATGCCATCGAGGCACGCCGTCTGGCGCCTTTTCACTACTTCGGAATCCATGACGCCGAAGGCGTGGATCTCAGCGGTCTTGCCTGGCAGCGAGGGGGGTACCGAACCGAGGACCTGGACCGGGTCATCGGTGTCAACGAACGCCGTGCACGCTGGGTGCTGACCAACCTGCTCGATCACGTGGCCGACCCCGAACGATTTCGCGCCCTGGGCTTTTGCGTGAGCCAGTCTCACGCCCGGTTCATGGCCCGGTATTTCGAAACCTGCGGTATCCCCGCTGCATCCCTGACTGCCGATTCGCCACGACAGGAGCGGCTTCGCGTGCAGCGCGACCTGGTTGACCACAAGATCCGCGTCATCTTTACCGTCGACCTTTACAACGAAGGCGTGGATATCCCGGAAGTCGACACCGTGCTGTTCTTGCGGCCCACCGAGAGCCTGACGGTCTACCTGCAGCAGCTGGGACGTGGCCTGAGACTCCACGAGGACAAGCCACACCTGACCGTTCTGGACTTCATCGCGCCACAACACCGCCAGTTCAGGTTCGCGGACCGATTCCGGGCCCTGAGCAGCCGAACCCACGAACGTATCGACCATCAGGTCGAATCCGGCTTTCCCTGGCTGCCGGCCGGCTGCCTGATCAGGCTCGATCGGCAATCCACCGACATCATCCTGAAAAACATCCGTGACACGCTGGACCAGCGCCGGCCCGAGATCGTTCGTCAGTTGCAGGCCCTGCGCCTGGAACACGGCGACCGCCCGGGGCTTGAGCGCATGCTCGACTGGCTGCACTTCGACGAGCCGGATCCACTGATCAAGCGGGGCCTACCCTGCCGCCTCATGGAGGCCGCTGGTGGCGATGCACACCCAAAACTGAAACCGTACGAATCAAGCCTGACCACTGGTCTGAGACATCTGGCCATCGCCACGGATCGAAACATGCTCCGGGCGCTGGCCGAGTTATTGAAAGAGCAGCCGCGCGAGGAGACCGAATGGCGGATGCGCGCCAGCCTGGGCCTCAGCCTGATCTGGGGCCAGAAGCGACCGGGAGACGGAACCGAACAGGCTGTCACCGAGTTCATGCATGAACAGCCCGGCCTCCGCGGCGATCTGATCGATTTGATCGAATACCGCCTCCAACGCCTGCTTCCGGCCTCCAACCGCTATTTTCCTGAGCGATCCGGCGTGCTCGAATTGCACGCCAGCTATACCCGAGAGCAGATCCTGCTTGCACTGGGGAAAGGTACTTTCGCGCAACCAGCCAGTCACCGCGAAGGCGTGCTGCACCTGCCCGAACGCAAGGTAGATGCCTTCTTCGTCACAATCGAGAAATCAGAAAAGGACTTCGCGCCGACCACCCTCTACGAAGACTATGCCCTCAGCCCGGAGCTGTTCCACTGGCAGAGCCAATCCACGACCACCCCGGAATCTCCCACCGGCGCGCGCTACATCAACCACCGCGAACGTGGCTACCAGCCGCTGTTGTTCGTGCGGCAAGGAAAGCGATTGCCCAATGGCCTGACCGAGCCCTTCCAGTTTGTCGGTCCCGTGAATTACGTCCGCCACGAGGGCAGCAAACCCATGAGCATCGTCTGGCGCATGCAACACCCCCTGCCAGCCCGGATCTACCGGCAGTGCAGGCACGAGGCGGTGTGA
- a CDS encoding DUF1611 domain-containing protein: MGALVALPERTATAIVYCEGNFGEVDGKTANGLVRHSEKYRILAVIDSERAGSDAGELLDKRANGIPVCRDLAEALALADKMPDYFIYGMAPASGMLSDHERDLVLSAIGLGMNIVNGLHEFLNDDPEFKAASIAGNVRIIDIRKPREKNELRLFSGRIHEVSCPRIAVLGTDCAIGKRTTATVLAGALNEAGLKAVMIGTGQTGLIQGARYGVAMDAVPSQFCAGELEAIIVEAFEAERPDVIIIEGQGALSHPAFSTTSFILRGSCPDAVVLQHAPGRPARCDFEHMPMPSPAVEINLIQTFSDTRVIGLTINHEHMTEAEVETAIGHYEAELAIPATDVLTRSPKRLLDMVFAAFPELEKAPLVEAV, encoded by the coding sequence GTGGGCGCCCTCGTTGCACTACCCGAACGAACGGCGACCGCCATCGTCTATTGCGAGGGCAACTTCGGCGAGGTCGACGGCAAAACCGCCAACGGCCTGGTTCGTCATTCGGAAAAGTACCGGATCCTTGCAGTGATCGACAGCGAGAGGGCCGGAAGTGATGCCGGCGAGCTGCTCGACAAGCGGGCCAACGGCATCCCCGTGTGTCGCGATCTGGCCGAGGCGCTCGCGCTTGCCGACAAGATGCCCGACTACTTCATCTACGGCATGGCGCCGGCCAGCGGGATGCTGTCGGACCATGAACGTGATCTCGTACTGAGTGCCATCGGCCTGGGAATGAACATCGTCAACGGCCTGCACGAGTTCCTCAACGACGACCCGGAATTCAAGGCGGCCAGCATCGCCGGCAACGTGCGCATCATCGATATCCGCAAGCCGCGGGAGAAAAACGAGCTGCGCCTGTTCAGCGGACGCATCCACGAGGTGAGCTGTCCGCGCATCGCGGTGTTGGGTACCGACTGCGCGATCGGCAAGCGCACCACCGCCACGGTGCTGGCCGGCGCACTCAACGAGGCCGGCCTGAAAGCGGTGATGATCGGCACCGGGCAGACCGGCCTGATCCAGGGGGCGCGCTACGGCGTGGCCATGGACGCCGTGCCGTCGCAGTTCTGCGCCGGCGAGCTCGAAGCGATCATCGTCGAGGCCTTCGAGGCCGAACGGCCCGACGTGATCATCATCGAGGGGCAGGGCGCGCTGAGCCATCCGGCCTTTTCGACCACCTCGTTCATACTGCGCGGCAGTTGCCCGGACGCGGTCGTGTTGCAACACGCCCCCGGACGGCCCGCACGCTGCGATTTCGAGCACATGCCCATGCCGTCGCCGGCTGTCGAGATCAACCTGATCCAGACCTTTTCCGACACCCGCGTCATCGGGCTGACCATCAACCATGAACACATGACCGAGGCCGAGGTGGAGACAGCCATCGGGCACTACGAAGCCGAACTCGCCATCCCCGCCACCGATGTCCTGACCCGCTCGCCGAAGCGCCTGCTCGACATGGTCTTTGCCGCGTTCCCGGAGCTTGAAAAGGCGCCGCTTGTTGAAGCGGTATGA
- a CDS encoding LytR/AlgR family response regulator transcription factor, with amino-acid sequence MNSTPVRILVAEDESGQRRQLIDQLARLWPQAQLVAECADGNAALAALGSKRPDVLFLDIRMPGADGIEVARAASGRAHVVLTTAYEQYAVTAFEAGALDYLLKPVVPERLAATIERLKQRLRSSPPDIGALLSALDERLRPAAEQKLNWITATIGDAVKLLAIDDVLFFRASDKYVRVVTADDEALVRMSLKQLEDRLDDSVFWRIHRAVLARASAIEQFEKDELGHWHARLKNHPERLPVSESARSRLRGM; translated from the coding sequence ATGAACAGCACACCGGTCCGAATCCTTGTCGCCGAGGACGAAAGCGGCCAGCGCCGGCAACTGATCGACCAGCTCGCCAGACTGTGGCCGCAAGCCCAACTGGTCGCCGAATGCGCCGATGGCAATGCGGCACTGGCCGCGCTGGGGTCCAAGCGCCCCGATGTACTGTTTCTCGATATCCGCATGCCCGGCGCCGATGGCATTGAGGTTGCGCGCGCCGCCAGCGGCCGGGCCCACGTGGTGCTGACCACAGCCTACGAGCAATATGCCGTGACGGCCTTCGAAGCCGGCGCCCTGGACTACCTGCTAAAACCGGTCGTGCCCGAACGACTCGCCGCCACCATCGAGCGTCTCAAGCAACGCCTGCGGTCCTCGCCGCCGGATATCGGCGCCCTGCTCAGCGCCCTCGACGAGCGTCTTCGCCCGGCCGCCGAGCAGAAACTGAACTGGATTACCGCCACCATCGGCGATGCGGTCAAGCTCCTGGCCATCGACGACGTGCTGTTCTTTCGCGCCAGCGACAAGTACGTGCGCGTGGTCACCGCCGACGATGAGGCGCTGGTTCGCATGAGCCTCAAGCAACTCGAAGACCGCCTCGACGATAGCGTGTTCTGGCGCATCCACCGCGCCGTGCTGGCGCGCGCCAGCGCCATCGAGCAATTCGAAAAAGACGAACTCGGCCACTGGCACGCCCGCCTGAAAAACCACCCCGAACGCCTGCCCGTGAGCGAATCGGCACGCAGCCGCCTGCGCGGCATGTAA
- a CDS encoding alanine/ornithine racemase family PLP-dependent enzyme yields the protein MTAPRLDVDLDRIEHNARSLVDRLAERGISVTGVTKAGLGSAAIASAMLRGGVSALGDSRIENIEALRCEQVNARTALIRSPMLSQAERVVRSAETSFNTELSVLTRLSGAACQAELTHEVVLMVELGDLREGIMPADLEDMVRAVLCLPNIILLGIGTNLACQGGVAPDARNMAELSALAESIERTFRIHLRLISGGNSANLDWVLSNTDTGRVNHLRLGEAILLGCEPLARQPITGLYTDAITLVAEVIESKTKPAQPWGSIAQTAFAPVPGQASVVPGSGNPSRSILAIGHQDVDPAGLQPPPGIHILGASGDHLVVHSKNHNPAIGDEIRFGLNYSALVRAMTSPFVAKAMNQNTASSRFFPGEPAAAPMV from the coding sequence ATGACCGCGCCCCGGCTCGATGTCGATCTCGACCGGATCGAGCACAACGCACGCAGCCTGGTCGATCGGCTGGCCGAGCGCGGCATCTCGGTCACGGGCGTGACCAAGGCAGGACTGGGGTCTGCCGCAATAGCCAGCGCGATGCTGCGCGGCGGTGTCAGTGCGTTGGGCGATTCGCGCATCGAGAATATCGAGGCCCTGCGATGCGAGCAGGTCAACGCGCGCACGGCATTGATCCGCTCGCCGATGCTCAGCCAGGCCGAGCGGGTCGTGCGATCGGCCGAGACCAGCTTCAACACCGAGCTGTCGGTCCTCACCCGGCTTTCCGGTGCGGCCTGCCAGGCCGAGCTCACCCACGAAGTCGTGCTCATGGTCGAGCTCGGTGACCTGCGCGAAGGCATCATGCCGGCCGACCTGGAAGACATGGTGCGCGCCGTGCTGTGCCTTCCGAACATCATCCTGCTGGGCATCGGCACCAACCTGGCCTGCCAGGGCGGGGTAGCACCCGATGCACGCAACATGGCTGAACTGTCGGCGCTGGCCGAATCGATCGAACGGACCTTCCGAATCCACCTGAGGTTGATCTCCGGCGGCAACTCCGCCAACCTGGATTGGGTCTTAAGCAACACCGATACTGGCCGGGTCAACCACCTGCGCCTCGGCGAGGCCATCCTGCTCGGCTGCGAGCCGTTGGCCCGCCAGCCGATCACCGGCCTGTACACCGATGCCATCACGTTGGTCGCCGAGGTAATCGAGTCGAAAACCAAACCGGCACAGCCATGGGGATCCATCGCCCAGACCGCCTTCGCGCCAGTACCAGGGCAAGCATCCGTAGTGCCCGGCTCGGGCAACCCGTCACGTTCCATTCTGGCCATAGGCCACCAGGACGTCGACCCGGCAGGCCTGCAGCCACCGCCAGGAATCCACATTCTGGGTGCCAGCGGCGACCATCTCGTCGTGCACTCGAAAAATCACAATCCGGCCATCGGCGACGAAATCCGCTTCGGCTTGAACTACAGCGCACTGGTGCGCGCCATGACCTCGCCGTTCGTGGCCAAGGCCATGAACCAGAACACCGCCAGCTCCCGGTTCTTCCCCGGCGAACCCGCTGCTGCACCGATGGTGTAG